The Synechocystis sp. PCC 7509 genome includes a window with the following:
- the hemB gene encoding porphobilinogen synthase: MFPNHRPRRLRTHPQLRRMVRETVLTTNDLIYPLFAVPGEGIATEVKSMPGVYQLSVDKIVEEAKETYDLGIPGIILFGIPEDKDTDATGAWHDCGIVQKAATAVKAAVPDLIVIADTCLCEYTNHGHCGYLQVGDLTGKVLNDPTLELLGKTAVSQAKAGADIIAPSGMMDGFVQAIRTALDAAGYQDTPIMSYAAKYASAYYGPFRDAADSSPQFGDRRTYQMDAGNAREALKEIELDIAEGADMLMVKPALAYMDIIWRVKEASNLPVAAYNVSGEYAMVKAAALNGWIDEERVVMETLTGFKRAGADMILTYHAKDAARWLG; the protein is encoded by the coding sequence ATGTTCCCAAATCATCGCCCTCGCCGTTTAAGAACTCATCCCCAATTGCGCCGCATGGTGCGCGAAACTGTTTTAACCACTAACGATTTAATTTATCCTTTGTTTGCCGTCCCTGGTGAAGGAATTGCCACAGAAGTTAAATCAATGCCGGGAGTTTACCAGCTATCGGTAGATAAAATTGTTGAAGAAGCTAAAGAAACCTACGATTTAGGCATTCCCGGAATTATTTTATTTGGTATCCCCGAAGACAAAGACACCGATGCAACAGGCGCTTGGCATGATTGTGGGATTGTCCAAAAAGCTGCTACAGCCGTTAAAGCCGCCGTTCCCGATTTGATTGTCATAGCAGATACTTGTCTATGCGAGTACACGAACCACGGACATTGTGGCTACTTGCAAGTTGGCGATTTAACCGGAAAAGTTTTAAACGATCCAACTTTAGAATTGTTAGGCAAAACTGCGGTTTCCCAAGCGAAAGCAGGCGCGGACATTATTGCGCCTTCGGGGATGATGGATGGCTTTGTGCAAGCCATTCGCACAGCTTTAGATGCGGCGGGTTATCAAGATACGCCAATTATGTCCTACGCGGCTAAATACGCCTCAGCTTATTATGGGCCATTTCGTGATGCTGCCGATTCTTCCCCGCAATTTGGCGATCGCAGAACTTACCAAATGGACGCAGGAAACGCCCGCGAAGCCTTAAAAGAGATTGAGTTAGACATCGCTGAAGGCGCAGATATGCTGATGGTAAAACCAGCTTTAGCATACATGGATATTATCTGGCGCGTAAAAGAAGCAAGTAACTTACCTGTAGCGGCTTACAACGTTTCTGGGGAGTATGCAATGGTAAAAGCGGCGGCGCTGAATGGTTGGATAGATGAGGAACGAGTTGTAATGGAAACCTTGACGGGGTTTAAACGCGCTGGTGCAGATATGATTTTGACTTATCACGCTAAAGATGCGGCGCGTTGGTTGGGATAA
- a CDS encoding alpha-ketoacid dehydrogenase subunit beta produces the protein MAETLFFNALNQAIDEEMARDATVLVLGEDVGHYGGSYKVTKDLHGKYGDMRVLDTPIAENSFTGMAVGAAMTGLRPIIEGMNMGFLLLAFNQISNNAGMLRYTSGGNFTIPMVIRGPGGVGRQLGAEHSQRLEAYFQAVPGIKIVACSTPYNAKGLLKSAIRDNNPVLFFEHVLLYNLKENLPDEEYLLPLDKAEVVRKGKDVTILTYSRMRHHVMQAVKVLEKDGYDPEVIDLISLKPLDFDTIGASIRKTHKVIIVEECMRTGGIGAELTASINDRLFDELDAPVLRLSSQDIPTPYNGKLERLTIVQPEQIVEAVQKMVALRV, from the coding sequence ATGGCAGAAACATTATTTTTTAACGCCCTCAATCAGGCTATAGATGAAGAAATGGCGCGGGATGCTACGGTACTTGTGCTAGGTGAAGATGTAGGTCATTACGGCGGTTCTTACAAAGTTACCAAAGACTTACATGGCAAATACGGCGATATGCGCGTATTAGATACTCCCATTGCTGAAAATAGTTTTACAGGTATGGCTGTCGGCGCAGCTATGACAGGCTTAAGACCGATAATTGAAGGCATGAATATGGGGTTTCTACTTTTAGCCTTTAACCAAATATCTAATAATGCTGGGATGCTGCGTTATACCTCTGGAGGTAATTTTACAATTCCAATGGTAATTCGCGGGCCTGGGGGTGTAGGGAGACAATTAGGTGCGGAACATTCCCAGCGATTAGAGGCATATTTCCAAGCCGTTCCGGGGATAAAAATTGTTGCTTGTTCTACACCCTACAATGCCAAAGGATTGTTAAAATCGGCAATCCGGGACAATAACCCCGTGCTATTTTTTGAACACGTATTGCTTTACAACTTAAAAGAAAATTTACCCGACGAAGAATACTTACTTCCCTTGGATAAAGCTGAAGTCGTCCGTAAAGGTAAAGACGTAACTATTCTTACCTATTCGCGGATGCGTCACCACGTCATGCAAGCCGTGAAAGTATTAGAAAAAGATGGCTACGATCCAGAAGTAATTGATTTAATCTCTTTAAAACCTCTAGACTTTGATACTATTGGCGCTTCGATTCGCAAAACTCACAAAGTAATAATTGTTGAGGAGTGTATGCGTACTGGCGGCATAGGTGCAGAATTAACCGCTTCCATAAACGATCGCTTATTTGACGAATTAGACGCACCTGTACTCAGACTATCTTCCCAAGATATTCCTACGCCTTATAATGGCAAGTTAGAGCGGTTAACAATCGTGCAGCCAGAGCAGATTGTTGAAGCCGTCCAAAAGATGGTAGCTTTGCGGGTTTAG
- the secD gene encoding protein translocase subunit SecD yields MQKQRGVLALILVLIIGAIATIINIDIPLGLDLQGGSQLTIQVKTTDKIKQITQQQLEDVQKVIENRVNGLGVSEPLVQTVGQDQILVQLPGVSNPEQAEKVLGGTAQLEFKAQKPGTEAQLFAYQQSQSELLAKQAELSKTDDQAAIEKNLADLQNNYKAIAELFESKGLGGRNLQDAFGEPTQASNNWNVAIRFDDEGGKLFADLTKNLAGTGRSIGIFLDNKLISAPNVGVEFAKTGIAGGAAVITGNFTPQAATDLSVQLRGGALPVPVEIVENRTVGATLGRDSIQRSIYAGVGGLLLVLIFMVVYYRLPGLIADIALIIYSLLTWATFALLGVTLTLPGIAGFILSIGMAVDANVLIFERTREELRAGKTLYRSVESGFYRAFSSILDGNVTTVIACGALFWLGSGLVRGFALTLALGVAMSMFTALTCSRTFMFIAITFPALRKPELFCPNLPTAKKASGAV; encoded by the coding sequence ATGCAGAAACAGCGAGGGGTATTAGCTTTAATTTTAGTATTGATTATCGGAGCGATCGCCACGATAATTAACATTGATATTCCTTTGGGGTTGGACTTACAGGGAGGTTCTCAGTTAACAATTCAAGTAAAAACCACCGATAAAATTAAGCAAATTACCCAGCAACAGCTAGAAGATGTCCAGAAAGTAATTGAAAACCGGGTTAACGGTTTAGGGGTGTCCGAACCATTAGTACAGACGGTAGGACAAGATCAAATTTTGGTACAATTGCCGGGAGTAAGTAACCCCGAACAAGCAGAAAAGGTTTTAGGCGGTACAGCACAGTTAGAATTTAAAGCCCAAAAACCTGGTACAGAAGCCCAGTTATTTGCTTACCAACAATCACAGAGCGAACTATTAGCCAAGCAAGCAGAGTTAAGCAAAACTGACGATCAAGCGGCAATAGAAAAAAATCTTGCAGACTTGCAAAATAATTATAAAGCGATCGCCGAATTGTTTGAAAGTAAGGGATTAGGCGGTAGAAATCTTCAAGATGCCTTTGGCGAACCTACCCAAGCCAGCAATAATTGGAATGTCGCTATCCGTTTTGATGATGAAGGCGGCAAATTATTCGCAGACTTAACAAAAAATCTGGCAGGGACGGGGCGCAGTATAGGAATTTTCTTAGACAATAAACTAATTAGCGCTCCTAATGTTGGGGTAGAATTTGCCAAAACGGGAATTGCTGGAGGCGCGGCAGTAATTACTGGGAATTTTACCCCCCAAGCCGCAACGGATTTAAGCGTACAGTTGCGCGGTGGTGCTTTACCTGTACCAGTGGAAATTGTTGAAAACCGTACAGTAGGCGCAACTTTAGGACGCGATAGTATTCAACGCAGCATCTACGCTGGGGTGGGTGGTTTGCTTTTAGTCTTAATTTTTATGGTGGTTTACTACCGCTTACCAGGACTAATTGCCGATATTGCCTTAATTATTTATTCTCTGCTAACTTGGGCTACTTTTGCCCTTTTAGGCGTGACGCTGACACTCCCAGGGATTGCGGGGTTTATTCTCAGTATTGGGATGGCGGTAGATGCCAACGTTTTAATTTTTGAGCGGACGCGGGAAGAATTACGGGCGGGAAAAACGCTATATCGTTCTGTAGAATCAGGCTTTTATCGAGCTTTTTCTAGTATTTTAGATGGCAACGTAACCACTGTAATTGCTTGTGGGGCGCTGTTTTGGCTGGGTTCGGGTTTGGTACGAGGCTTTGCTTTAACGTTAGCTTTGGGCGTAGCTATGAGTATGTTTACAGCGCTTACTTGCAGTCGGACGTTTATGTTTATCGCCATTACCTTCCCTGCTTTGCGTAAACCAGAACTATTTTGTCCAAATCTACCAACCGCTAAAAAGGCATCGGGGGCAGTATGA
- the secF gene encoding protein translocase subunit SecF, translated as MKFSVNKQRNLWWSISLTLILGSLIAMLVSWQQINAPLRPSLDFIGGTRLQLQRDCTIAGVCDRKIDLAVVRQIMADQGLGNSTIQLVDKDRNSNDQILSIRTKNLSVDERTALQDALSQSIGALDLQASQNDTVGPTIGRQLLSSGLLALIVSFAGIIIYLSFRFELDYALFAIVALFHDVLITAGAFSVLGLVQGVEVDSLFIVSLLTITGFSVNDTVVIYDRIREVIKLNPDQPIKEIVDDAVNQTLTRSINTTLTVLLTLFSIFFFGGETLKNFALALIIGFTLGAYSSIFIASTLLSLWRESRVQPKSVEVLE; from the coding sequence ATGAAGTTTAGTGTAAATAAACAAAGAAATCTCTGGTGGAGTATATCTTTGACGCTGATTTTGGGTAGTTTAATTGCAATGCTGGTTTCGTGGCAACAAATTAATGCACCGTTGCGCCCTAGTTTAGATTTTATCGGCGGTACGCGGCTGCAACTCCAGCGCGATTGTACTATAGCAGGGGTATGCGATCGCAAAATCGACCTCGCGGTAGTGCGTCAAATTATGGCAGACCAAGGACTAGGCAATAGTACAATTCAACTTGTAGATAAAGATCGCAACTCTAACGATCAAATTCTATCTATTCGTACCAAAAACCTTAGCGTTGACGAACGGACAGCGTTGCAAGATGCTTTAAGTCAATCTATAGGTGCTTTAGATTTGCAAGCAAGTCAAAATGACACTGTTGGCCCAACTATTGGTAGACAGCTACTTAGTTCGGGTCTACTGGCGCTAATTGTTTCTTTTGCTGGAATTATTATCTACTTAAGCTTTCGCTTTGAGTTGGATTATGCGCTATTTGCGATCGTTGCCCTATTTCACGATGTCTTGATTACGGCGGGAGCTTTCTCGGTTTTGGGATTAGTCCAAGGAGTAGAAGTAGATAGTTTATTTATCGTCTCTTTGCTGACAATTACAGGTTTTTCTGTTAACGATACTGTAGTTATTTACGATCGCATTCGGGAAGTAATTAAGCTAAATCCCGACCAACCAATTAAAGAAATTGTCGATGATGCGGTTAATCAAACCTTAACTCGTTCGATCAATACGACTTTAACGGTGTTGTTGACATTGTTTTCAATCTTCTTTTTTGGTGGCGAAACTCTCAAAAACTTTGCCTTAGCCTTAATTATTGGTTTTACCCTGGGCGCGTATTCCAGTATTTTTATTGCCAGTACGTTATTGTCCTTGTGGCGAGAATCAAGAGTTCAACCCAAGTCTGTAGAAGTGCTTGAGTAG
- the thrC gene encoding threonine synthase, with the protein MTKAIAQPISLSATFSALKCKECSAEYELKAIHVCEECFGPLEVTYDYDAIRRTVTRETIQAGPNSIWRYRAFLPVATDNPIDVGTGMTPLIQANRLGRRLGLKKLFIKNDAVNMPTLSFKDRVVSVALTRAKELGFTMVSCASTGNLANSTAAIAASAGLDCCVFIPADLEAGKILGTLIYGPTVMAVEGNYDQVNRLCCEVANTHDWGFVNINLRPYYSEGSKTLGYEVAEQLGWQLPDHIVAPLASGSLFTKIYKGFREFVDVGLVEDKDVRFSGAQAEGCSPIAQAYKDGKDFIKPVKPSTIAKSLAIGNPADGVYALEVARKTNGNIESVNDAEIIEAIKLLAETEGIFTETAGGTTIGVLKKLVEAGKIDPEETTVVYITGNGLKTQEAVQGYIGEPLTIEAKLDSFERALERSRTLDRLDWQPVLV; encoded by the coding sequence ATGACCAAAGCGATCGCACAACCAATATCTTTATCAGCTACCTTTAGCGCTTTAAAGTGTAAAGAATGCAGCGCCGAGTACGAACTAAAAGCTATTCACGTTTGCGAAGAATGCTTTGGGCCATTGGAAGTAACCTATGACTACGACGCTATCCGTCGCACTGTAACCCGCGAAACTATCCAAGCTGGGCCAAATTCAATTTGGCGTTACCGTGCTTTTTTACCCGTAGCCACCGACAACCCCATTGATGTTGGTACGGGAATGACACCCTTAATTCAGGCGAATCGCTTGGGGCGACGCTTGGGATTGAAAAAGCTTTTTATTAAAAACGATGCCGTAAATATGCCCACCTTGAGTTTTAAAGATCGGGTGGTTTCTGTAGCGCTTACTCGTGCTAAAGAATTGGGCTTTACAATGGTTTCTTGCGCTAGTACGGGCAACTTAGCTAATTCTACCGCCGCGATCGCCGCTAGTGCTGGTTTAGATTGCTGCGTGTTTATTCCCGCAGACTTAGAAGCAGGGAAAATTTTAGGCACTCTAATTTACGGGCCGACAGTAATGGCAGTAGAAGGCAACTACGATCAAGTTAATCGCCTCTGCTGTGAAGTAGCTAACACCCACGATTGGGGATTTGTCAACATTAATTTACGTCCTTATTACTCCGAAGGTTCAAAAACCTTGGGTTACGAAGTAGCCGAACAATTAGGCTGGCAATTACCAGATCATATAGTTGCGCCTTTGGCCTCTGGTTCGTTATTTACCAAGATATACAAGGGTTTCCGAGAATTTGTAGATGTTGGCTTGGTAGAAGATAAAGACGTGCGTTTTAGTGGCGCACAAGCTGAAGGTTGTTCGCCAATTGCTCAAGCTTACAAAGATGGCAAAGACTTTATCAAACCCGTAAAGCCTAGCACGATCGCTAAATCCCTAGCAATTGGCAATCCCGCCGATGGCGTTTACGCGCTGGAAGTCGCTAGAAAAACTAACGGTAATATTGAATCGGTTAACGACGCAGAGATAATTGAAGCAATCAAACTTCTCGCCGAAACTGAAGGGATATTTACAGAAACCGCCGGGGGAACTACTATCGGCGTTCTCAAAAAGCTTGTAGAAGCAGGCAAAATTGACCCCGAAGAAACAACGGTAGTCTACATTACCGGGAACGGATTAAAAACCCAAGAAGCCGTACAAGGTTACATTGGCGAACCATTAACTATTGAAGCTAAGTTAGATAGCTTTGAACGGGCGCTAGAGCGATCGCGTACATTAGATCGTTTAGATTGGCAGCCCGTGCTAGTTTAA
- a CDS encoding MoaD/ThiS family protein, producing the protein MSVKVLIPTPLQKFTNDQATLECDGKTISELIEALEQTCPGIKARLCDENGQPRRFLNLYVNSEDIRFLEGTDTPLKEGDEVSIVPAVAGG; encoded by the coding sequence ATGTCCGTTAAAGTCTTAATTCCTACTCCCCTGCAAAAATTCACCAATGACCAAGCCACTTTAGAATGTGATGGCAAAACCATTTCTGAATTAATCGAAGCTTTAGAACAAACTTGTCCTGGTATCAAAGCGCGTCTTTGTGACGAAAACGGACAACCCCGACGCTTTTTGAACCTTTACGTCAACAGTGAAGATATCCGCTTTTTAGAAGGTACAGATACCCCGCTAAAAGAGGGTGATGAAGTCAGCATAGTTCCGGCGGTGGCTGGCGGCTGA
- a CDS encoding quinone-dependent dihydroorotate dehydrogenase, with product MDIYQSVVSPILFSGLKTDPEWLQKQTISNLSKLDNSKNIVSQTIKAQLAKSLNFSHDSLQQKLWGLEFPNPVGLAAGFDKDGLAAGMWSSFGFGFAEIGTVTLHAQPGNPQPRLFRLPIDKAALNRMGFNNCGAEVMATQLADRFKTAKSLIPIGINLGKSKVTALEDAPADYLGSFRALQDLGDYFVVNVSSPNTPGLRTLQDAGSLNAILDALQQENQGRKPILVKIAPDLEWDAIADIIKVAKIQQLAGIIATNTTIRRDNLQTQVIATTGKSIHEEAGGISGLPIKNRSTEVIRFIYSETKGQLPIIGVGGIFTATDAWEKITAGASLLQVYTGWIYEGPLMVRRILIGLQEKLLEHQLTSVSQAIGLTANN from the coding sequence GTGGATATTTATCAATCCGTAGTTAGTCCAATACTATTTTCTGGCTTAAAAACCGATCCTGAATGGCTGCAAAAACAGACAATTAGCAACCTTTCTAAACTAGACAACAGTAAAAATATTGTCTCTCAAACAATAAAAGCTCAATTAGCAAAGTCTTTGAACTTTAGCCACGATTCCTTGCAACAAAAACTCTGGGGTTTAGAATTTCCCAATCCTGTAGGGTTAGCGGCGGGATTTGATAAAGATGGTTTAGCGGCGGGAATGTGGTCGAGTTTTGGTTTTGGGTTTGCAGAAATAGGCACTGTAACCTTACACGCGCAGCCTGGCAACCCCCAGCCTCGTTTATTTCGTTTACCTATAGATAAAGCTGCACTCAACCGCATGGGGTTTAATAATTGTGGTGCGGAAGTAATGGCAACACAATTAGCAGATAGATTTAAAACGGCTAAAAGTTTAATTCCGATTGGAATAAATCTCGGTAAATCTAAAGTTACAGCTTTAGAAGACGCACCCGCCGATTATCTAGGTAGCTTTCGCGCTTTGCAAGACTTGGGAGATTATTTTGTAGTTAATGTATCTTCCCCCAATACTCCAGGGTTGCGAACTCTGCAAGATGCGGGGAGTTTGAACGCTATTTTGGATGCTTTGCAACAAGAAAATCAAGGACGTAAGCCGATTTTAGTTAAAATTGCTCCAGATTTGGAATGGGATGCGATCGCAGATATTATAAAAGTTGCTAAAATTCAACAACTTGCCGGAATTATTGCCACCAATACAACTATTCGCCGCGACAATTTGCAAACTCAAGTTATTGCAACTACAGGTAAATCTATTCATGAAGAAGCTGGCGGTATTAGTGGCTTACCTATAAAAAATCGCTCTACTGAAGTTATCCGGTTTATTTATTCGGAAACTAAAGGACAACTCCCGATTATTGGCGTTGGTGGAATCTTTACAGCAACTGATGCTTGGGAAAAAATAACGGCGGGTGCAAGTTTGTTGCAAGTGTACACCGGATGGATTTATGAAGGGCCGTTAATGGTGCGCCGAATTTTAATCGGTTTGCAGGAAAAACTGTTAGAACATCAGTTAACGTCTGTTTCCCAAGCTATAGGTTTAACAGCTAATAATTAA
- a CDS encoding DUF421 domain-containing protein has translation MESWFSVNWQELFVPSMPLFELFVRGSIVYLLLFFVLRFIPARQLGMLGITDLLVVVLFAEAAQNAMATNYTSITEGVALVGTVIFWSYLINWLGYKYPHLQKFLNPPPLLIVKNGKLIERNLEKELITEDELMSQLRQQGVELIQEVKIAYMESDGEISVISQEKKTSTTEL, from the coding sequence ATGGAATCATGGTTTAGTGTTAATTGGCAAGAACTTTTTGTTCCTAGTATGCCACTATTTGAACTTTTTGTACGCGGCTCTATAGTTTATCTACTGTTGTTTTTTGTATTACGTTTTATCCCTGCGCGTCAATTAGGAATGTTGGGAATTACCGACTTACTTGTAGTAGTTTTGTTTGCTGAAGCGGCTCAAAATGCGATGGCAACAAACTATACGTCAATAACCGAAGGAGTTGCGCTTGTAGGGACGGTAATTTTTTGGAGCTACTTAATTAATTGGCTAGGTTACAAATATCCCCACCTGCAAAAGTTTCTAAATCCGCCGCCTTTATTGATAGTCAAAAATGGTAAATTAATTGAACGCAATTTAGAAAAAGAATTAATTACTGAAGATGAATTAATGAGTCAGTTACGCCAACAAGGTGTAGAGTTGATTCAAGAAGTAAAAATAGCCTATATGGAATCAGATGGGGAAATTAGTGTAATTTCCCAAGAGAAAAAGACCTCTACTACTGAACTATAA
- a CDS encoding YidH family protein, with product MVKPVIDRQREHQANERTFLAWLRTSIALIGFGIAIARFGLFLRQLHVAVTQKPVATYPIFNSENLGVSLVIFGIIVISLAAWRYNQVFWQIERGNYRPNRWLVWMMAGVVTVLGSLSIPLVLWRDSSSISPPIDDTKLPLKSRHQSFLHRTNWR from the coding sequence ATGGTAAAACCTGTAATCGATCGCCAACGCGAACATCAAGCAAACGAGCGGACTTTTTTGGCTTGGCTGCGCACTTCTATTGCTTTAATTGGTTTTGGCATTGCGATCGCCAGGTTTGGCTTATTTTTGCGTCAACTTCATGTAGCAGTCACTCAAAAGCCCGTTGCTACTTACCCAATTTTTAATTCAGAAAACTTAGGAGTTAGTTTAGTAATTTTTGGAATTATTGTTATTAGTCTAGCTGCTTGGCGCTACAACCAAGTATTTTGGCAAATCGAGCGGGGAAATTATCGCCCTAATCGCTGGTTAGTTTGGATGATGGCGGGAGTTGTAACAGTCTTAGGATCTTTGAGTATTCCTTTAGTTTTGTGGCGGGATTCTTCCTCGATTTCTCCACCAATTGATGATACTAAGCTCCCCTTAAAATCTCGTCATCAATCCTTTTTACATCGAACTAACTGGCGTTAA
- a CDS encoding YheT family hydrolase, producing MSNVGYIPPWWLKNGVSMTVYTALFASQDWEKTTAHPEPPYQEKVFMGAKGVPIFGIVAIPKNPRGTIVGTYGITGSLDNQWFLRLLGRKAYAQGYAVVLFDWRAHGKTALLSPTLTSDGLFEGEDFVRIASQSKALGCPGKFWFTGFSLGGQLALWAVKAAQELTKNRDVELDNTEIGGAAVICPSLDSTRSLNYLVKDPWGKYLEQAIAKELKKLALKIYHAHPGEIDLRAIERATSIWGFDKELVIDRLGFPTVEAYYEASSGLHILPHLEKPTLILYAADDPMFDPAIIPDLQAACKANPNIDLVLTDYGGHVGYINSKEGQLVAKDPDPWWAWNRILDWCES from the coding sequence ATGTCCAATGTTGGCTATATTCCCCCCTGGTGGCTAAAAAATGGCGTGTCAATGACCGTTTATACTGCCCTATTTGCTAGTCAAGATTGGGAAAAGACAACCGCACACCCAGAGCCACCTTACCAAGAAAAAGTTTTTATGGGGGCTAAAGGCGTACCGATTTTTGGCATTGTTGCTATTCCTAAAAACCCTCGCGGTACGATTGTAGGGACGTATGGTATTACCGGATCGTTAGATAATCAGTGGTTTTTACGACTTTTGGGGCGCAAAGCCTACGCCCAAGGCTATGCGGTGGTGCTGTTTGATTGGAGAGCGCACGGCAAAACCGCTCTATTGTCTCCAACATTAACTTCAGATGGTTTATTTGAAGGAGAAGACTTTGTACGCATTGCGTCGCAATCTAAAGCGCTGGGATGTCCTGGCAAGTTTTGGTTTACAGGCTTTTCTTTGGGTGGACAATTGGCATTGTGGGCGGTAAAAGCGGCACAAGAATTAACCAAAAATCGGGACGTAGAACTAGATAATACCGAAATTGGCGGCGCGGCGGTGATTTGTCCAAGTTTAGACTCAACGCGCAGTCTTAATTATTTAGTTAAAGATCCTTGGGGTAAGTATTTGGAACAAGCGATCGCCAAGGAACTAAAAAAACTAGCTCTAAAAATCTATCACGCTCACCCCGGAGAAATCGATCTAAGGGCTATTGAGAGAGCCACTAGCATTTGGGGTTTTGACAAAGAGCTAGTTATCGATCGCTTGGGTTTTCCTACGGTAGAGGCTTATTACGAGGCTAGTAGTGGCTTGCATATATTGCCACACCTAGAAAAGCCAACTTTAATTTTATATGCCGCCGACGATCCGATGTTCGATCCGGCAATTATTCCCGATTTGCAAGCTGCTTGCAAAGCTAATCCAAATATTGACTTAGTATTAACCGATTACGGCGGTCATGTAGGTTATATAAATAGCAAAGAAGGACAATTAGTAGCTAAAGATCCCGATCCTTGGTGGGCGTGGAATCGAATTTTGGACTGGTGCGAAAGCTAA
- a CDS encoding response regulator transcription factor encodes MPRILVIDDDPAISELVAVNLEMAGYEVTQAEDGIKGQALAMQILPDLIMLDLMLPRVDGFTVCQRLRRDERTAEIPVLMLTALSQTQNKVEGFNAGADDYLTKPFEVEELLARVRALLRRTDRIPQAAKHSEILNYGSLTLVPERFEAIWFTKTIKLTHLEFELLHCLLQRHGQTVSPSEILKEVWGYDPNDDIETIRVHIRHLRTKLEPDPRHPRYITTVYGAGYCLELPGDSSIELNNLPLSITKENNS; translated from the coding sequence ATGCCTCGGATACTTGTTATTGATGACGATCCAGCGATCTCGGAACTTGTCGCAGTCAATCTAGAAATGGCTGGATATGAAGTTACGCAGGCAGAAGATGGCATTAAAGGTCAAGCCCTAGCAATGCAAATATTGCCAGACTTAATCATGCTCGACTTGATGTTGCCTAGAGTTGATGGGTTTACGGTTTGCCAACGCTTGCGCCGCGATGAAAGGACGGCGGAAATCCCCGTACTAATGTTAACGGCTTTAAGTCAAACTCAAAACAAAGTTGAAGGATTTAATGCTGGGGCAGATGATTACTTAACTAAGCCCTTTGAAGTAGAGGAATTGTTAGCAAGAGTGCGCGCTTTACTGCGGCGTACCGATCGCATTCCCCAAGCTGCCAAGCATAGCGAAATTCTTAACTATGGTTCGTTAACTCTAGTACCAGAGCGTTTTGAAGCAATTTGGTTTACAAAAACTATCAAGTTAACTCATTTAGAATTTGAATTGCTTCATTGCTTGCTACAACGACACGGGCAAACGGTATCTCCTAGCGAGATTTTGAAAGAAGTTTGGGGTTACGATCCTAATGATGATATTGAAACTATCCGTGTCCACATCCGCCACTTAAGAACAAAACTAGAACCAGATCCGCGCCATCCTCGCTACATTACGACGGTTTATGGTGCAGGCTACTGTTTAGAATTACCTGGCGACTCCTCAATCGAGCTTAACAACTTACCTCTAAGCATTACTAAAGAAAATAATTCTTAA